A single Paenibacillus kribbensis DNA region contains:
- a CDS encoding DUF5704 domain-containing protein codes for MIKTKQFLAVLLVGVLLLLQLPPFSFPTDKAAADTEITPLSYFADKNDRYFVGMMYFDMWKNTAGTWVTDGGKQPDKDMQGEAKFTYKFNFPGRKIKKVTARLYTAEDYVSHGEYFLKSRADNYMDYARAMSKGTDNEKDIRPFQEQGIGTDTTIIPITVNIRLNAMVRAENIKEESCPTCAKEVEAWRIYQPILFKIELESNLIVKHFTTDGKSLNNVFTPIEDELKPDQPYDFPPPTNPKYEYVGYKKSTTGKPPSGDILPGVVPGFTYDGSFEQFTAYLYYKEGQGCPKPGESQEGAPSDCQDEEQPTKGVVCSRPAPGLRLEAAELDPTVSAVIKADQRGREQFDVSKGIPTSESLYGHVQAKRYLFQHKFVNMTGQCTYTVNVKREYRLSWRPKEKSTRRETVKKTYTYKVIRPYSFWTIDNLEVYGIKKATLRNYALPNETITIRPQSYTPPSYIAATQGNFYPPPAPGTVDAGSRSKNGGSSKPSVPDERSSLQSKAEGAVKEVEVENDALTFENKIIMNPERMKVNGPKPGVIPTSGAIGPDVLYSPGHVIDKHKINKPNTPSSGNIAYAILKGNINGGADKTFPIQGINTVTVHTPVVNLSSVSDDAAHNQKTKPTKGRSALILERPFRVRISTAGPHLNIPGYGEREYAKYVRTKQVRFPFDVYSKGKTQFYPRGTWIDIPVLQLDTDFYLPVWVDEGNYTVEFRTIAENAPDGFTEQRHANMELDHHVANDVVNIEVIGRMYDFHITDIADYHWERVFRQHKGSPLHSGLSYWTGLGGIDGLPRGNQEPFTLPVRPGSHPHEGYQNVAVKTGYHFKFDLKTKGNMFSTKDGIRITPSFYWVSKDGRQREEVDLYTHAGSRKFIRLGSAEDREKRYVILNERLRNVPAEEMQDTAAYKYKHELSETQRDQSTLERYVALYTQRITRNKTWIGRYDWLVLPAAVRTLIGPKTDLPEGVDVDRANAAIQRWYGEYSLPADVYAVTKGTDLRNESRHWELNEHAAIFKKTGFIVVRFNLESLRQGDTEHPHLQYINGPLMNQWQLEGYSREIKDPYGHTFHLQDGDVVFYHADQSSRDDFSSFVPH; via the coding sequence ATGATCAAGACGAAACAATTTCTGGCCGTATTGCTGGTGGGGGTACTGCTATTGTTGCAGCTCCCGCCTTTTTCTTTTCCCACCGATAAGGCGGCAGCTGATACGGAAATCACACCGCTGTCTTATTTTGCTGATAAGAATGATCGCTACTTTGTTGGTATGATGTATTTCGACATGTGGAAAAATACCGCTGGGACTTGGGTCACTGATGGTGGTAAGCAGCCCGACAAGGACATGCAGGGCGAAGCCAAGTTCACCTATAAATTTAATTTTCCGGGCCGTAAGATCAAGAAAGTAACAGCTCGCTTGTATACGGCGGAAGACTATGTGAGTCATGGAGAATATTTTCTTAAATCCAGAGCTGATAATTATATGGACTATGCGCGTGCTATGAGTAAAGGCACAGATAATGAGAAGGATATTCGTCCCTTTCAGGAACAGGGAATCGGTACGGATACCACCATCATTCCGATTACTGTAAATATAAGACTGAATGCGATGGTTCGAGCTGAAAATATAAAAGAAGAAAGCTGCCCCACCTGCGCCAAAGAAGTAGAGGCCTGGCGCATCTACCAGCCCATCCTATTCAAGATCGAACTGGAGAGCAACCTAATCGTCAAGCATTTTACGACTGATGGAAAATCGCTTAACAACGTATTTACACCAATAGAAGATGAACTAAAACCTGATCAACCGTATGATTTTCCCCCGCCCACTAATCCGAAATATGAGTATGTGGGTTACAAGAAAAGCACGACAGGTAAACCACCGAGCGGAGATATTTTGCCGGGAGTTGTACCCGGATTTACGTATGACGGTTCTTTTGAGCAGTTTACCGCTTATTTGTATTACAAAGAAGGTCAGGGCTGTCCTAAGCCTGGAGAAAGCCAAGAGGGCGCACCCTCAGATTGCCAAGACGAGGAACAGCCGACAAAAGGTGTTGTCTGCTCCCGTCCAGCTCCTGGCTTGCGTTTGGAAGCTGCCGAGCTGGACCCGACAGTATCTGCCGTTATCAAAGCGGATCAGCGTGGGCGGGAACAGTTTGACGTATCCAAAGGTATCCCTACATCTGAGAGCCTGTACGGTCATGTACAAGCCAAGAGATACCTTTTTCAGCATAAATTTGTGAACATGACGGGTCAGTGTACATACACGGTGAACGTAAAACGGGAATATCGGTTAAGCTGGCGGCCCAAGGAAAAATCTACGCGGAGAGAAACGGTGAAAAAAACCTATACCTACAAAGTTATACGTCCGTACTCTTTTTGGACAATAGACAACTTGGAGGTATACGGTATCAAGAAGGCTACTCTCCGCAATTATGCGTTACCTAATGAAACAATCACTATCCGTCCGCAATCCTATACCCCTCCTTCCTATATTGCAGCGACCCAGGGCAACTTTTATCCGCCTCCTGCACCGGGTACAGTGGATGCTGGTAGTCGCAGCAAGAACGGAGGCAGCAGCAAGCCGAGTGTACCTGACGAACGCAGTTCACTACAATCCAAGGCAGAAGGAGCTGTAAAGGAAGTTGAAGTGGAGAATGATGCCCTGACCTTTGAAAACAAGATCATTATGAATCCGGAGCGCATGAAGGTGAATGGACCTAAACCGGGTGTTATTCCCACTTCCGGGGCGATTGGACCGGATGTGCTGTACAGTCCAGGGCATGTGATTGATAAGCACAAGATCAATAAGCCCAATACGCCTAGCAGCGGCAACATTGCCTACGCTATTCTCAAAGGGAACATCAACGGTGGGGCAGATAAGACGTTTCCGATACAGGGGATTAACACGGTGACTGTCCACACTCCTGTCGTGAATCTTTCCAGTGTGTCGGATGATGCTGCCCATAACCAGAAAACCAAGCCTACAAAGGGGCGATCGGCACTTATTTTGGAGCGTCCTTTCCGGGTGAGGATTTCGACGGCAGGCCCGCATTTGAATATTCCCGGCTATGGGGAGCGGGAGTATGCCAAATATGTACGAACCAAGCAGGTGCGGTTTCCGTTTGACGTGTACAGCAAAGGGAAAACTCAATTTTATCCACGGGGTACCTGGATTGACATTCCGGTGCTGCAACTGGACACAGATTTTTATTTGCCAGTATGGGTGGATGAAGGCAACTACACCGTCGAATTCCGTACCATTGCTGAAAATGCACCGGACGGGTTCACCGAGCAGCGTCATGCCAATATGGAGCTTGATCATCATGTTGCCAATGATGTGGTCAACATTGAAGTCATCGGACGGATGTATGATTTTCATATCACGGATATTGCCGATTACCATTGGGAACGGGTATTTCGTCAGCACAAGGGAAGCCCGCTGCATAGCGGTCTGTCCTATTGGACAGGACTGGGCGGCATCGACGGATTGCCAAGGGGGAATCAGGAGCCGTTTACTTTGCCTGTACGTCCCGGTAGTCATCCGCATGAGGGCTACCAAAATGTAGCGGTCAAGACGGGCTACCATTTCAAGTTTGATCTCAAAACCAAAGGCAATATGTTCAGTACCAAAGATGGTATCCGCATCACGCCGTCGTTTTATTGGGTGAGTAAAGATGGTCGTCAGCGGGAAGAGGTGGACTTGTATACACATGCGGGAAGCCGCAAATTTATCCGATTGGGATCGGCGGAGGATCGAGAGAAACGGTATGTTATTCTGAATGAGCGGCTGCGCAATGTACCGGCAGAGGAAATGCAGGACACAGCCGCATACAAATACAAGCATGAATTGAGCGAAACACAGCGAGACCAGTCGACGTTGGAACGTTATGTAGCGCTGTATACTCAGCGTATCACGCGTAACAAGACGTGGATCGGCCGCTACGATTGGCTGGTGCTGCCCGCGGCGGTGCGTACCTTGATCGGTCCAAAGACAGACCTGCCGGAGGGGGTGGATGTCGACCGTGCGAATGCGGCAATTCAGCGCTGGTATGGCGAATATAGCCTGCCTGCCGATGTGTACGCCGTCACCAAAGGGACGGATTTACGTAATGAAAGCCGTCACTGGGAACTAAACGAGCATGCGGCTATATTCAAGAAAACGGGCTTTATCGTGGTTCGCTTCAATTTGGAATCGCTCCGTCAGGGGGACACCGAGCATCCTCATCTGCAATATATTAATGGTCCGCTGATGAACCAATGGCAACTGGAAGGTTATAGCAGAGAGATTAAGGACCCGTACGGACACACCTTTCATTTACAGGATGGGGATGTCGTGTTTTATCATGCTGACCAGTCCAGCCGGGACGATTTCAGTTCATTTGTCCCTCACTAA